Part of the bacterium genome, TGTACTTCATTTGTATCTCAGCAAGTTCCGTGGAATGCATGGAAAATCTATGGTTGCTATGGGACATTCCGATAATCCAGAACCTCAAACATGGAATCAATTCACGAAAATGCTGGCATTAACCGGTACAACAGCAGGGCAAAGAAGCGAAACAGGATCGGGCGCTCCGCAATTATCAGGGATTGTGGAATCGAACACGCAGCATCCACCTTCCGTGGTGCTTCGACTGGATAAGCCAACTCCTGGTATTGGGGTGATCGGGGTATCCGATTGTGGAGGAAGCATTCTGTTATCTGTATCACTTTATCTGTATGGTGATGGAGCGGCCCAGGCAATCAAAAAGCAAGAATCCGCCTGGCAGGACTGGCTGAACCAACACTTCCCGGCGCCGGCCCCATCCGCTCCGTAATGTTTTTGAATTCAAATGATAAGGGCGGGTCTTAGACCCGCCCTTACTGATTCGCTCCACTACAACAAGCGAACTAGTCGTTATCGACAATTGTGCCGATAACGCTTGTATCATTAGCAACAAGTCCTACAGGATTCGCCAGTTGAATCTGGAAAGACTCATTATTC contains:
- a CDS encoding SRPBCC domain-containing protein translates to MSVKKEPSGRRSVQVEVEVPGTPEEVWQAISTGPGISSWFVPTEMDQNVGGKITMNFGPGMDSVATITAWEPPVRFAADSHHLGEKAPAFATEWFVEARSGGMCLVRVVHSLFAENADWDGELEGTETGWPVYFRVLHLYLSKFRGMHGKSMVAMGHSDNPEPQTWNQFTKMLALTGTTAGQRSETGSGAPQLSGIVESNTQHPPSVVLRLDKPTPGIGVIGVSDCGGSILLSVSLYLYGDGAAQAIKKQESAWQDWLNQHFPAPAPSAP